From one Thamnophis elegans isolate rThaEle1 chromosome 9, rThaEle1.pri, whole genome shotgun sequence genomic stretch:
- the CCNG2 gene encoding cyclin-G2, which produces MKNIEVEEQMSSWLFKQLKLHLDQERKYQPREKGLSLIECTTENENTLCPRLRNAKVEDLWSLVNFFGFATETFVLAVNILDRFLALMKVKPKHLSCIGVCCFQLAAQQVEEEGSIPSLHDVIRISQCKCTVSDLKRMEKIISEKLHFDFKATTALTFLHLYHTIVLCHTSERKELLNLDKLEAQLKACNCRLVFSKAKPSILALCLLSLEVQTLKSIELFEILLCVQKQSKISDSDLLYWRELVSKCLADYASPACCKPDHKKLVWIVSRRTAQNLQNSYYSVPELPTIPEAGCFDESESEDSCEDMSCGEESLSSSPSSDGGGAFFFDLKPKSKWQALSFDSVS; this is translated from the exons ATGAAGAACATTGAAGTTGAAGAACAAATGAGCAGCTGGCTCTTCAAACAGCTTAAACTCCATTTGGATCAGGAACGGAAATACCAACCCAGGGAAAAGGGGCTGAGTCTCATTGAGTGCACTACTGAG AATGAAAACACCTTATGCCCAAGACTGAGGAATGCAAAAGTGGAAGATCTCTGGAGTTTGGTCAACTTCTTTGGATTTGCCACAGAAACCTTTGTCCTGGCTGTCAACATTCTTGACAGGTTTTTGGCACTCATGAAG GTGAAACCTAAGCATTTATCCTGCATTGGAGTCTGTTGTTTCCAGCTGGCTGCTcagcaggtggaggaggaaggcagCATCCCGTCTCTGCATGATGTCATCCGGATTAGCCAATGCAAATGCACCGTTTCTGATCTAAAGCGGATGGAAAAAATAATATCAGAAAAACTGCACTTTGACTTCAAAGCAACTACTGCCTTAACTTTTTTGCACTTATACCATACTATTGTACTCTGCCATACCTCAGAAAG GAAAGAGCTGTTGAATCTCGACAAACTGGAAGCACAACTTAAAGCTTGTAACTGCCGACTTGTTTTTTCAAAAGCGAAA CCATCCATTTTGGCCCTGTGCCTTCTCTCTCTGGAAGTGCAGACGCTGAAATCCATCGAGTTGTTTGAGATTCTTCTGTGTGTTCAGAAGCAGTCCAAG ataAGTGACAGTGACTTACTCTATTGGAGAGAACTGGTCTCAAAATGCTTAGCAGATTATGCTTCCCCTGCCTGTTGTAAGCCGGACCATAAAAAGCTCGTCTGGATTGTTTCAAGACGCACTGCCCAGAATCTTCAAAACAGCTACTACAGTGTCCCTGAGCTGCCCACAATCCCAGAGGCCGGATGCTTTGACGAAAGCGAGAG TGAGGACTCTTGTGAAGACATGAGTTGCGGAGAAGAAAGCCTCAGCAGCTCTCCTTCCAGCGACGGAGGGGGCGCCTTCTTTTTCGACCTCAAACCAAAATCCAAGTGGCAGGCTCTTTCCTTCGACTCCGTCTCCTAG